Sequence from the Scomber scombrus chromosome 1, fScoSco1.1, whole genome shotgun sequence genome:
AAAAGTTTGTAACAGCAATCTTAGGGTCctacaaaataatatatatagcTACACCTTAAATAAATGgtcaaaaaatattattattattattattattattattattattattaccattaccATCATAgttcaaacatgtattttttctaGATATGCAAACTTTCAGTTGAATAAACCTGGGACTACTATCTTGATgtctgtccatggtgctgaaacgGTGGCCTGGCCTTGCCAATAGGAGGCGCTGTGCACATTTTAAGCGGCTATAATAAACGTGTTTCCTTTTCTCTTAATGAGTGAACAGCCCCGCTCTCTTTGAATAACATGTCAATGAcgcagtttttgtgtttttacggTAATAATTGGTGAGTTGCCTTcaaatgtgtgtgcgtatgtatttgtgggtgtgtgtgtgtgtgtgtgtgtgtgtgtgtgtgcgtacgcGTACGCCAGGgctatttttttaaagtcagactATCATTAAATCTCTCTCCTCGCTGCTGTTCAGGATCCATCCTAATTGGATGCCTGTCAGTTTTGACAAGAGTTGCCCGGATTAAACGACTTGAGCCAGAGGAGGCCATTAAGTAGACTCAGTTCATTGATACATATCCTGAAGGGAAAGTGGCAGACACAGAACACTTAAACGATTTATGATTGCTCAAAGATGAGGAGCATTTCAGTCTGAATCATTTTGTGTTCACAGGTAGGCAAAACGGAAGGGTAGACTTATTCTGCTAAAGAGGGTATGAAAGTTGGACACACCTCAGTGAGGTAGAATTGCTGAAAAGTGTAGTTGAGGAAAAGTCGAGAATTAAATTATAATAGGCCTGTATTTAACTGTTTCCTCCAGTGAAATCGTTAGGACGACATCTTCTTCAGTCGAGCAAAAATGGTTGCCGAGGAGCAAAGTTAATTGCGGTTGTAAGGTAAAATGCTGGCTGGGAAGACACTGACAGCGGATAAAAGGCCACATGAAGTATGGCTGCGCAATTAGGGCGCTTTTACGCACTGAGTTTGAAGGAGCAGAAACACGTGACTCGTGAAATTCTCACGATATTATCGATTTAATCCATCTAAAAATGCAAGTAGGGTTACCAGTCcctttttttgaaatgtttttttaaagatgccCATCCGTCCCCGTCACGAAGTGGAGGAATCTCACCCCCACCCTCCAGTCAGATCAGCTCCAGCATTCAGTGACGTGTTTCTATGCAAGGTGCTCATTAAAAGGGACGTTTGGTTTCTCTGACGTGCGTTATCCGTCCTCTGACGGCACCTGCCCCCTTTATAAGCTCCGGTAAGTCACCCGGGAGACCCCCGCCATCGTTTCCTTTGACTTCCTCACGGTGCAGAGGGGGACGAGACTCTTCATAAACCGTCTAACTGTTGTGCTCGCTGTTTTCTGCCTTTGGTGCCCCAGCACATGACTCTAGAAACACTTAAGGTAAGTTTTGCGTCTTtctttttcaagtttttttttaattgtttgggTACGTGTATTAAATGACATCTTTATTCATTCACGCATAACCAAAGTAGAAATCTTTAGGTGTCAGTTCATTTTCTGCAATATAATTTGAATCAGGGCGTATTTAAGTTAAAGTGGTTAAACTTTTTTTGTCAATAATTCTGTGCGTAATTGTAATTTTACGCACGTGTCCAGGTGgaagagaaagggggaaaaagcaaAAACCACAGTTACGAAGACGATGGGGAGAGGGTTTTGTTAAAGGATATTTTGAAatttatttttaccatttttgtttattgtggGAATTACTTTACATTGTGTAGATTGAACTAGACATGGCATGGCAATTTATGCATTTGTCGAAAGgaatagattaaaaaatacaaccaCTAGAAAATCAAGCTTCCACTTTTCgttttgtatattttcaccTTACTTATTGTaataaagaagagagaagatCAACACACACGCAAATGAACTTTACACATTTGAAAAGGATATTGATAAAGAAGGCAATCAACCTGACCTCAGTTCTGTTATAAGAGCCCATGAAAATCTACCAAATCGGCAGAAGAGAATCTTTCTTTTTGACGATTTTGATTGCAATTTTCTTATTTAAGTCAAGGCATCTTTTGCCATTATTCCACACAAccaaactgaatgaaaaaagagtCAAAATGCCGACATCGTCACTTATTCAGtctacacatgcaaacaaatgaaatgattgtCTTTCAGGAAATATGCAGGCTACTTTACGCAGTATCTGACCCTCTCTTCTCCGTGCGCCAAGCAGGTCTCCATGCCTCCTCGCTCCTAGCGGAAGACCGGTGCGACAATGACCATCCATGTAGAGGGGCTTGTGGCTATCGCGATCTTCTATCTACTGATCCTGTTTGTGGGCATCTGGGCGGCATGGAAGAACAAGCACTCAGGGGAGGCGGAGGGAACCGACCGCAGCGAAACCATCATGGTCGGCGGGAGGGACATTGGGTTATTCGTCGGTGGATTTACCATGACAGGTGAAGTTTGGATTTATTATTCATCACTTAAATAGACTTCAGAATGAGCCATAATGCtctattttaagattttttttaagttattattattattttattttatttttacttttaacaagTGAAAAATCTACTTTTGAAGTGACAACTTTAACATTTTTCGCCAATCTAGTCTTGATTTATTTCACCCTGATTTTTAGAGTAATGTTTTCACTTCAAGTTGATTCAGCATTGCACggacagaaaattaaatgaccttgtgaattttttttcctcatgaaAAAGTATATTTATAAGAGTAATTGTAAATACATTCTTTAAATTGATATTAATTTTGTATAGAACACATCTagttttgttttacacacatgTAAAACTGAATTttcaatcttaatgattttcAGCGACCTGGGTTGGAGGAGGATACATTAATGGAACAGCTGAGTATGTTTATCTACCAGATTATGGCTTGGCTTGGGCACAGGCTCCCTTTGGATATGCCCTCAGTCTTGCTGTAGGTGAGTGGTGCAACCCGTTTAACATGTTTCAAATCATGTCTGATAGTACTTGTAAACGAGGCCATATCGGACCATTTTGGTCTTTTGCACACTCATCAGACGTGTTTCTAcccatttacatatttaaatgataagTTTTAGCACAAATTAAACCTTCACCAGTTGTCCTCTGTTCATCCTTCCAGGGAGGACAATTTTAGGTGTTAAGTTTTCTTAAAAAGCATATtaaatttcattatttatagATGTTCACTCTTGACTCCTCCTCACTATCCCATCTCAACCTGCATCATGTGCACTCTTTGTTCTAGGTGgtcttttttttgcaaagcCCATGCGCTCGCGAGGTTACGTCACCATGTTGGACCCATTCCAGCAGATGTATGGGAAACGCATGGGTGGCCTTCTCTTCATACCTGCATTAATGGGTGAGATCTTCTGGTCTGCTGCCATCTTATCCGCACTTGGTAAGTTCATATCTCTATGTGCAACAAAATAAGGAGTTCTTCTGGTTTCAACAAAATCAAAAGTTTTGTGTCTGAGTGATGTCATCTTTGTTGTACTGTCTCTAATATCCTTTCATTTGTTTCCTTACGACCTCAGGTGCTACTCTCAGTGTAATCGTGGACATCAACATTAAGATGTCTGTGGTTATCTCTGCACTTATTGCAATTTTTTATACCCTGGTTGGAGGACTTTACTCTGTGGCCTACACTGACGTTGTGCAGCTCTTCTGTATCTTTGTGGGCCTGGTACGTCACAACTAGACAAGTAACTAATTGCAGCTAGTGTAATTACTGCTCTGAAGTAGATTTATCTAGAAATTATGAAAGTGAACCAAGATGGGACATGTAGTAGGCAGAGGGGAGCCACAATTTACATTTACCCAAGCTTACAGGTTCGTGTGTTAAACGTATGTATGTACTGTGCTTGTTTCTGTCCGGCTTTAGTGGATCAGTGTCCCGTTTGCTCTGACCAATCCAGCTGTGTCAGACATTACTGTCACTGCAGTGAAGCAGGTGTACCAGTCGCCCTGGAGAGGCAGCATCCACAAGAATGACACCTGGGTCTGGATAGACAATTTTTGCCTCCTGGTACAGTAACCCCCTCAAACTAAAGTGGATTACAACCCTTTAAGTGTACTAATGAACTAAATGAATCAAGGATAATTGTGTTGATAATTAGTAACGTTAAATATTTGCtacaacttttaaaatgtgttgttttttgtattttttaaagaagcagCTGTTACAGTAAACTGTTTGCACTGGCTGAAACAGAGCTCTTTATAAAATCACTCAGTTGAAACTTATGGCATAAAGGATTTTctgtgtaacttttttttttaaattaattgaagCACATGTCAGGCTCATTAATTTTTTGTAATTGTACCACAGATGCTCGGAGGAATACCTTGGCAGGTGTATTTTCAAAGAGTCCTGTCTGCCTCCTCGGCCACCTACGCACAAGTCCTCTCTTTCCTGGCTGCTTTTGGGTGCCTCGTCATGGCTGTGCCCTCCGTTCTCATTGGAGCCATCGGGGCCTCCACAGGTTAGAGAGCTCACACCTGAgctggcgtgtgtgtgtgtgggtgtgtgtgtgtgtgtgtgtgtgggtacgTGGGAGGTGTTagttgcatttgtgtgtgtatgtgtttggggGTTGCTCAGGGTGGCTCCTTGTTGCCCTTAGATCTGAGAGAGCCCAGTAAATAGCAGCTGGTTCACCTCATCCATAATGAAGCAGCAATCCATTTAATAACCATGCTGCTTGTGTAAATATTACATCAGAGGGAGGCGAGGGACCAAATTAGAGATTTGATATCCAGATTTTTAGGCGTCAAATTCCTTGGTGAACAACTGAATACACACCGACTCTGTTTGGTCCTGTTTCCATCTAACTATGGTCATGAGTTATAAgtagaaaattaaaataaatacatacaatatcTTTTTGACaactaatattttatttgttaggCTTGAATACCTTTTTGTACCTTTTGTACataattatcatattttatttagttcTGAGTTTGCATAACTCAGAGAAAGTTTTAGAACTGTAGTGAATACAGATGTTACTTTATGGTATCATGTggttatttatgtatttctttgtttctttgtgctAAAGGACATGCATAAAGTACAGAATATAACATGTTATGGACATACTGAGTAAATCTTGTGTTCATTGACTCTCTCCCTGACTCAGACTGGAACCAGACGTCGTATGGTAGCATTCCTCCTAAAGACAGGGAGCAAGCAGATATGATTCTACCCATCGTGCTCCAACACCTCTGCCCACCATTCGTCTCTTTTTTCGGCCTCGGTGCAGTGTCAGCAGCCGTCATGTCCTCTGCAGACTCATCCATCCTGTCAGCAAGCTCCATGTTTGCAAGAAACATCTACCAGCTTGCCTTCAGGCAATCGGTcagtacttgtgtgtgtttctgtttgggCATCTGACCCTTCTGTTGAAATATGCTTAAAATCTTGGCTTGTCTATCTATGTCATAACCCACTGTTTTTACACAGGCATCTGACCGTGAGATTGTGTGGGTGATGCGCATCACCATCTTTGTGTTTGGTGGCCTTGCCACAGTGATGGCACTGGTAACCGGGACAGTTTACGGCCTCTGGTACCTGAGCTCAGACCTGGTTTATGTCATCATCTTCCCCCAGCTGCTCAGTGTGCTCTTTGTCAAAGGCACCAACACATATGGCTCGGTGGCTGCCTATTTGTTTGGCATGTTTCTACGTATAGGTGGAGGGGAGCCCTACTTGCAGCTGCCCCCTTTCATTTATTACCCTGGCTGGACCACTGAGATGCGGAAGCACCACATAACTGGAGAAATGGAGGAAGTCGTGATCCAGAAGTTCCCTTTCAAGACAGTCTCTATGGTCGCCTCCTTTTTGGCTAATGTTGCTTTCTCCTACCTAGCCAAGTACCTGTTTGAGAGCGGCAAGCTGTCGCACAAATACGACTTTCTTGATGCAGTGGTGTCCAAGCATAGTGGAGAGATTATGGATAAGACAACGCTTGTAACCCGTGGCAACAACATTGGGCTGTCAGAGATGGCGCCTGTCAAACCGCGGCTGAGTGTGACCTTGGCGGCCGCCTTCACGCGCCGTGACACGTTGCCTGCAGAaatggtggaggaggaggaggaggagtccaGCCCTGACTCCTCCCACCACGATGACAAACTCAGGatgtgataaaagaaaaaagaaaaagaaaagactgaaCAGGTGACTCCCAGAGGACTGGTTACTCTGTCAGACActcttaaaagaaaatgtaacaaataagaGACAACAAGCAAACACTCCACAGGACTACAAAGTACCACATCCCACTCGTGGTTTGTGCGGACATGAAGCTGTCTTTCTGTGAagtacatacactcacacaaacatatagTACATATAGATAATAGGGTGTATATTcgtcctttttttaaaaacttgattTGGACATATAGTATACTGAAAGAAAACTGTGTTTGGAGACTCTTAGTTTTATTCAATGTATTGTCTCTTTCACAAAAAATAGACCATTATCAAACCGCAGTTGGGTGGGGATACGAGATGATGTGAACAGTTTCttcaaaaatgttacaaaatgtaGCCCTTAAAAATTAACTCTGCTTTAGTGAGGAATGAAACAGATATAACAGCACAACCcacatttaaataagaaaaagctgtgtaaaacaattatttaaaagaaaatagcaataacacacactctctaacACCTGTACAGTAGTAATTATcataaaaaatctaattacGATCGGGGATGTGAACTTtgtgaaaatgaaggaaaataaggatattttacagctttaatgTGTCATGTCAAGCCAGATAACTCATGCTAATTCACATTTGTGGCACTGAATTAATCAGGTtttgaaattgaatataattaaCACATGAAATAAACTGTAATATCATAAAGTGAAATACAGAGTACATTAACCAACACCCAGAACTGATTTTGTTTGATACAGTCACTTTCATGTATATTATTACTGATAAACACATCATGACTGTGAATCAAGGAAGAAACAACCCATGTATCATGCTGAGTAGAACAATATACAAGCAGTAGTGATGGTAGTTGACTTGAAGCATTAGCGAATATTCTCTTTAATGTCAGGTGTAGAAGCAGATTTCATCATAGGAATCAATGTGAATTAtactaaaacatgtttaaaatgattcaactgCCTTAATGAAAGAAGAGATGCTTTTAATTTCCAATGGTCTGACCGCACCCTGGTCAAGACTGCAGCGAACAAAGACCTGAATATGAATGTAATGTCTACAGATGATCTAATTATCTCAAATAGTGTACCTTTACTGCtatttgtatatgtatttgtttgcGATTTGCAAAGTAAAACAGTAACTGTAGCAGAATAATGTGGTGGCAGGTTCTGGTTTATGAATCTGTGGTTTATTCGTTGTTCACAGCAGTGTACAGATTATTTTCTGTGTGATGTGAATGTTTGTATgaatatggagaaaaaaagatgtattgATGTCAAATAATActggtaaaaaaatattcatataagaTGGAAGGATGCTatctaaatgtttatttatttttgatgtcataaaagatgaaacaataaagatgaagaaattatttcacaaaaatatataaaaaatctaCTTTggtaaaaatattaaattagttTTGCATGCTGACAATATTGCTCACAATATTGCAAATGTGGTTTTacataattaaaactgcattaatgcaattttatagattttatatatattcttttcttttattggtCACGATGCTGAAACGTTAACAGCATTGTGTCTGCTCGTAATGAGATTCTGTCGAGTGTGTTTTGCCGCAGTGGTTTCTGACCTGTTTGCATATGTTCAAACAAAAAGCGATTCGTGACTGTCAGATTGTTGGATTTGAATACATTTAGAGGCCTGGTGTGGTGAAATTATTCAACAATTTACAAAAAAGCCTGAAAAGTACCTACTTTATATTGCTTTCTAACTATGATGATTATTTTGTAACTCCTCAGATTTACTTTAAAACCACTTTGGAGGTTCTTGACCCCCAGGTTGGAAACCACCATTTTCAtaatttctacattttcttttatatgtaTGTGATTTTAAGCTCCTATGTACCACACGCTCACTTTCAAAGCTGCTCTTTGcctgttattttaaaatttatacatttttgttaaagCCATCTTTCTTTAGGAAGTCTCACATTGAA
This genomic interval carries:
- the LOC133991853 gene encoding high-affinity choline transporter 1-like, with translation MTIHVEGLVAIAIFYLLILFVGIWAAWKNKHSGEAEGTDRSETIMVGGRDIGLFVGGFTMTATWVGGGYINGTAEYVYLPDYGLAWAQAPFGYALSLAVGGLFFAKPMRSRGYVTMLDPFQQMYGKRMGGLLFIPALMGEIFWSAAILSALGATLSVIVDINIKMSVVISALIAIFYTLVGGLYSVAYTDVVQLFCIFVGLWISVPFALTNPAVSDITVTAVKQVYQSPWRGSIHKNDTWVWIDNFCLLMLGGIPWQVYFQRVLSASSATYAQVLSFLAAFGCLVMAVPSVLIGAIGASTDWNQTSYGSIPPKDREQADMILPIVLQHLCPPFVSFFGLGAVSAAVMSSADSSILSASSMFARNIYQLAFRQSASDREIVWVMRITIFVFGGLATVMALVTGTVYGLWYLSSDLVYVIIFPQLLSVLFVKGTNTYGSVAAYLFGMFLRIGGGEPYLQLPPFIYYPGWTTEMRKHHITGEMEEVVIQKFPFKTVSMVASFLANVAFSYLAKYLFESGKLSHKYDFLDAVVSKHSGEIMDKTTLVTRGNNIGLSEMAPVKPRLSVTLAAAFTRRDTLPAEMVEEEEEESSPDSSHHDDKLRM